In a genomic window of Nodosilinea sp. E11:
- the proC gene encoding pyrroline-5-carboxylate reductase gives MSNEKFGVIGGGMMGEALIARLLDQGVFAPDNVLVSDPQAARREVLHHTYGVQTTAENQAVIDGAETVLLAIKPQMLATVAGPLQHPSGQPPSLLLSILAGVDLARLAQEFPGWAVVRAMPNTPATVGAGVTALAAADGVSEDQRSQARTIFGSVGTVVEVPEYQMDAVTALSGSGPGYLALVVEALADGGVAVGLPRAIALELAIATVRGTGELLHQGDLHPAVLKDRVTSPGGTTIAGIGALEAGGLRSALMQAVRAAYLRSKELGQS, from the coding sequence ATGTCTAACGAAAAATTTGGGGTTATCGGTGGCGGGATGATGGGAGAAGCTCTCATCGCCCGCCTTCTTGATCAGGGCGTTTTTGCCCCTGACAATGTTCTGGTGAGCGATCCCCAAGCGGCCCGGCGCGAGGTTTTGCACCACACCTACGGCGTGCAGACCACCGCTGAGAACCAGGCCGTGATCGACGGTGCTGAGACCGTTTTATTGGCGATCAAGCCCCAAATGCTGGCCACCGTAGCCGGGCCGTTGCAGCACCCTAGCGGTCAGCCACCGTCCCTGCTGCTGTCGATTTTGGCGGGGGTCGATCTAGCTCGACTTGCGCAAGAATTTCCTGGCTGGGCTGTGGTGCGGGCGATGCCCAACACGCCTGCCACGGTGGGGGCCGGGGTGACGGCGCTGGCGGCGGCAGATGGGGTAAGTGAAGATCAGCGATCGCAGGCCCGCACCATCTTTGGCAGCGTGGGCACCGTAGTGGAGGTGCCCGAGTATCAAATGGACGCGGTGACAGCGCTCTCTGGCTCGGGACCAGGCTATCTGGCCCTGGTGGTAGAGGCCCTGGCCGATGGCGGGGTAGCGGTGGGGCTACCCAGGGCGATCGCCCTGGAACTGGCGATCGCCACCGTGCGCGGCACCGGCGAACTGCTGCACCAGGGCGACCTGCACCCGGCTGTGCTCAAAGACCGCGTTACCAGCCCCGGCGGCACCACGATTGCAGGCATTGGGGCGCTAGAGGCAGGGGGACTGCGATCGGCCCTGATGCAGGCGGTGCGGGCGGCCTACCTGCGGTCTAAGGAACTGGGTCAGTCCTGA
- a CDS encoding DUF4160 domain-containing protein, with protein MPTLLRVGPYRFFCYAGDRDEPAHVHIERDSSEAKFWLTPVRLQFNKGFSSNEINRLQRLTEDNQQQLLEAWHDFFNG; from the coding sequence ATGCCCACGTTACTTCGCGTTGGCCCTTACCGTTTTTTCTGCTACGCAGGCGATCGCGATGAGCCAGCCCATGTTCATATTGAGCGTGACAGCAGTGAAGCCAAGTTTTGGCTGACTCCAGTCAGACTCCAGTTCAACAAGGGGTTTTCGTCTAACGAGATCAACCGTCTTCAGAGGTTGACCGAGGACAATCAGCAGCAGTTATTGGAGGCTTGGCATGACTTCTTCAATGGTTGA
- a CDS encoding DUF2442 domain-containing protein, producing MTSSMVEILNIPEIQQVSISADLLTVELSDGRVIAVPLAWYPRLLHGTSAERDNWRLTGGQAGIHWPELDEDISLKNILLGQPSGESQTSLQRWLDNRNPQAKSS from the coding sequence ATGACTTCTTCAATGGTTGAAATCCTCAATATCCCCGAAATTCAGCAGGTTTCTATTTCTGCCGACCTGCTTACAGTCGAGCTGTCTGATGGGCGCGTTATCGCCGTACCGCTGGCTTGGTATCCTCGACTACTCCATGGCACCTCGGCAGAACGAGACAACTGGCGATTAACCGGTGGTCAAGCAGGCATTCACTGGCCAGAATTGGATGAAGACATCAGCTTGAAGAATATTTTACTGGGGCAACCTTCGGGAGAAAGTCAAACCTCGCTGCAGCGGTGGCTCGACAACCGAAACCCCCAAGCGAAAAGCTCGTAG
- a CDS encoding MSMEG_0569 family flavin-dependent oxidoreductase, which produces MAMHYGVIVIGGGQAGLSISYCLSRLGIDHIVFEQHQIAHSWRTKRWDSFCLVTPNWQCQLPGFPYPDDDPEGFMGRDAIVEYIERYASHFNPPIKTGVQVQRVRGQAGSGFEVLTIEGTFTADQVVVATGGYHTPKIPRLAERLAPDVVQIHSAEYRNPELLPPGAVLVVGTGQSGCQIAEDLHLAGRKVHLCVGGAPRSPRRYRGKDVVEWLDQMGYYDLAIDDHPQKDTVRHKTNHYVTGRGGGREIDLRHFALQGMGLHGRLMDIQGTQLAFSNDLKENLDKADAVAESIKRTIDTYIEKNNIDAPIDPPYRPVWEPEIAETGIDYRAANITAVIWCIGYGLDFSWIHLPVFDGQGYPGHRRGVTTVPGLYFLGLPWLYTWGSARFSGIARDAEYLAEQVATRARGSYPRAPQTVNEVAIGS; this is translated from the coding sequence ATGGCTATGCACTATGGCGTAATTGTGATCGGCGGTGGCCAGGCGGGGCTGTCGATCAGCTACTGTCTGAGTCGCCTAGGCATCGACCACATCGTGTTTGAGCAACATCAGATCGCCCACTCCTGGCGCACCAAACGGTGGGATTCGTTCTGTTTGGTCACCCCCAACTGGCAGTGCCAGCTCCCCGGTTTTCCCTACCCTGACGATGACCCTGAGGGGTTCATGGGCCGCGATGCCATTGTGGAATACATTGAGCGCTACGCCAGTCACTTTAATCCGCCAATCAAAACCGGGGTTCAGGTGCAGCGGGTGAGAGGGCAAGCAGGGAGCGGGTTTGAGGTGCTGACCATCGAGGGCACTTTTACTGCCGACCAGGTGGTAGTGGCTACGGGCGGCTACCATACGCCAAAAATTCCCCGATTGGCCGAGCGGCTGGCCCCCGACGTGGTGCAGATTCATTCTGCTGAATACCGCAATCCAGAATTGTTACCGCCTGGTGCTGTGCTCGTGGTGGGCACGGGGCAGTCGGGCTGCCAAATTGCCGAAGATCTTCACCTGGCGGGGCGAAAGGTGCATTTGTGCGTGGGGGGTGCGCCGCGATCGCCCCGCCGCTACCGGGGCAAAGATGTGGTCGAATGGCTTGACCAGATGGGCTACTACGACCTGGCGATCGACGACCACCCGCAAAAAGACACCGTTCGCCACAAAACCAACCACTACGTCACCGGGCGTGGCGGCGGGCGCGAAATTGACCTGCGCCACTTTGCCCTTCAGGGCATGGGGCTACACGGGCGGCTGATGGATATCCAGGGCACTCAGCTAGCGTTTAGCAATGACCTAAAAGAAAATCTCGACAAAGCCGACGCTGTGGCCGAAAGCATTAAGCGCACCATCGACACCTACATCGAGAAAAACAACATCGATGCGCCTATCGACCCGCCCTACCGTCCCGTGTGGGAGCCGGAGATCGCTGAGACCGGTATTGATTACCGAGCAGCCAACATTACTGCGGTGATTTGGTGTATCGGCTATGGCCTCGACTTTAGCTGGATTCATCTGCCTGTATTCGATGGTCAGGGCTACCCTGGCCACCGCCGGGGCGTCACTACCGTACCGGGGCTGTATTTCCTCGGTCTGCCCTGGCTCTACACCTGGGGGTCGGCCCGGTTCTCAGGCATTGCCCGCGACGCCGAGTATTTAGCTGAGCAGGTGGCTACCCGAGCTAGGGGCAGTTATCCCAGGGCACCACAGACCGTCAATGAAGTGGCGATCGGGTCTTAG
- a CDS encoding MSMEG_0572/Sll0783 family nitrogen starvation response protein, protein MPEVTTPAHQAGDFLVDYEEKVFPDVQAEPGEKALVTFHTVAFEGSIGLVNLLQATRLIRKGFETSVLLYGPGVTLGVQRGFPKLNDEAFPGHLAMNNQVVKLLEMGCKIYACRFALQALYGHGEPSLIPGIRPINPLDVLDIVLMHRKEGAFILDTWTM, encoded by the coding sequence ATGCCTGAAGTAACTACACCAGCCCATCAGGCTGGGGATTTTCTGGTTGATTACGAAGAAAAAGTGTTTCCTGATGTGCAGGCCGAGCCAGGCGAGAAAGCCCTCGTCACCTTCCACACTGTGGCCTTTGAAGGGTCTATCGGTTTGGTGAACCTGCTGCAAGCTACCCGCCTGATCCGCAAGGGCTTTGAAACCTCGGTGCTGCTCTATGGCCCCGGCGTCACCCTAGGCGTGCAGCGCGGTTTTCCCAAGCTCAACGACGAAGCCTTTCCTGGGCACCTGGCGATGAATAACCAGGTTGTCAAGCTGCTGGAAATGGGCTGCAAGATTTACGCCTGCCGCTTTGCCCTTCAGGCGCTCTATGGCCACGGTGAGCCTTCTCTCATCCCCGGCATTCGGCCCATCAACCCCCTCGACGTGCTCGATATTGTGCTCATGCACCGCAAAGAAGGGGCCTTCATCCTCGACACCTGGACGATGTAG
- a CDS encoding Nit6803 family nitrilase, producing the protein MDYTKTIRAAAAQISPVLFSGDGTTEKVLETIAEAAQSGVQLIVFPETFIPYYPYFSFVQPPVLMGKEHMRLYEEAVAVPGPVTDAVSRAARSYGMVVVLGVNERDGGSLYNTQLVFDADGSLVLKRRKITPTYHERMVWGQGDGAGLKVVETAAGRVGALACWEHYNPLARYALMTQHEQIHCGQFPGSMVGQIFGDQMEVTMRHHALESGCFVVNATGWLTPEQKQQITPDENLHRVLSGGCYTAIISPEGVPLSEPITEGEGLAIADLDFSLITKRKRMMDSVGHYARPDLLRLKVNAEPWSVVETSAAKAVSPLANGAAQAAFADAESITPSPNEAELPAG; encoded by the coding sequence ATGGACTACACCAAAACCATTCGCGCCGCCGCTGCCCAGATCAGCCCTGTGCTGTTTAGCGGCGACGGCACCACCGAGAAGGTGCTAGAAACCATCGCCGAAGCCGCTCAATCTGGTGTGCAGCTGATTGTCTTTCCCGAGACATTCATTCCCTACTACCCTTATTTCTCCTTTGTGCAGCCGCCCGTACTTATGGGCAAAGAGCACATGCGGCTCTACGAGGAAGCGGTGGCGGTGCCAGGGCCGGTGACTGATGCGGTAAGTCGGGCAGCGCGTTCCTACGGCATGGTAGTAGTGCTGGGGGTGAACGAGCGCGATGGTGGTTCGCTCTACAACACCCAGCTGGTGTTTGACGCCGACGGCAGCCTAGTGCTGAAGCGGCGCAAAATCACCCCCACCTACCACGAGCGCATGGTGTGGGGCCAGGGAGATGGAGCAGGGCTGAAGGTGGTGGAAACGGCAGCGGGGCGCGTGGGTGCTCTGGCCTGTTGGGAACATTACAACCCTCTGGCCCGCTATGCTCTGATGACTCAGCACGAGCAGATCCACTGCGGCCAGTTCCCAGGTTCGATGGTGGGGCAGATTTTTGGCGACCAGATGGAGGTTACCATGCGTCACCACGCCCTAGAGTCGGGCTGCTTTGTGGTCAACGCCACGGGCTGGCTAACCCCAGAGCAAAAGCAGCAAATTACGCCTGACGAAAACCTCCATCGGGTGCTGTCGGGGGGGTGCTACACCGCCATCATCAGCCCGGAAGGGGTGCCGCTGAGCGAGCCAATTACCGAGGGGGAGGGGTTGGCGATCGCAGACCTGGACTTCTCACTCATTACCAAGCGCAAGCGGATGATGGACTCGGTGGGCCACTACGCCCGCCCCGACCTGCTGCGCCTAAAGGTAAATGCCGAACCCTGGTCGGTGGTAGAAACGTCCGCCGCCAAAGCGGTTTCTCCTTTGGCTAATGGGGCGGCCCAGGCTGCTTTTGCTGATGCAGAGTCCATTACCCCATCCCCCAACGAAGCAGAGCTTCCCGCCGGGTAA
- a CDS encoding MSMEG_0568 family radical SAM protein yields the protein MNKQRLITELQSHGLQVVDSPPGAAGRRGGAGPSDHRAITIDGTTVMVPVYTDSAARSPYTIRATAASPLHLEASGEAIAPIDLPNAPQFYSLTTTDGIPYSKIALLHGRDVLATTVQQTCMRYRDPATACQFCAIEKSLDAGRTIARKTPQQLAEVAEAAVRLDGVTNMIMTTGTPNTSDRGAAYLTECAAAIRQRVPNLPIQAQCEPPDDFAWFGRMKAAGIDSLGMHLEAVDPEVRAKIMPGKAEVPLTVYYQAFEAAVQVFGWGQVSTYLLAGLGDSLETLVEASDRLIQIGVYPFVVPFVPIGETPLAHHPAPSSEFMFALYQRVGALLKQSGMASADMKAGCAKCGACSALSTFEG from the coding sequence ATGAACAAGCAACGGCTGATTACAGAGCTACAATCCCACGGGCTACAAGTGGTAGATTCGCCCCCCGGTGCGGCGGGCAGGCGGGGCGGCGCAGGCCCCTCTGACCACCGCGCCATCACCATCGACGGCACCACCGTCATGGTGCCGGTCTACACTGACAGCGCCGCCCGCTCTCCTTATACCATCAGGGCTACGGCGGCTAGCCCGCTGCATCTAGAAGCCTCAGGGGAGGCGATCGCCCCTATCGACCTGCCCAATGCGCCCCAGTTTTATAGCCTGACCACCACCGACGGCATTCCCTACTCAAAGATTGCTCTGCTGCACGGGCGCGACGTGCTGGCCACCACGGTGCAGCAGACCTGCATGCGCTACCGCGACCCGGCCACCGCCTGCCAGTTTTGCGCCATTGAGAAATCCCTCGACGCCGGGCGCACCATTGCCCGCAAGACGCCTCAGCAACTGGCGGAAGTCGCGGAAGCCGCCGTGCGGCTCGACGGGGTGACGAACATGATTATGACCACGGGCACGCCAAATACGAGCGATCGCGGTGCGGCCTACCTGACCGAATGCGCTGCCGCCATTCGCCAGCGGGTACCCAACCTGCCTATTCAAGCCCAGTGTGAACCGCCGGACGACTTTGCCTGGTTTGGGCGGATGAAGGCAGCGGGCATCGACAGCCTGGGCATGCACCTGGAGGCGGTAGACCCTGAGGTACGAGCCAAAATTATGCCCGGCAAGGCAGAGGTGCCGCTGACGGTCTATTACCAAGCTTTTGAGGCGGCGGTGCAGGTGTTTGGCTGGGGCCAGGTGAGCACCTACCTGCTGGCAGGCCTGGGCGACAGTCTAGAAACCCTGGTGGAAGCGAGCGATCGCCTGATCCAGATCGGTGTCTACCCCTTCGTGGTGCCCTTTGTGCCCATCGGCGAAACGCCGTTGGCTCACCATCCTGCTCCCAGCAGCGAGTTTATGTTTGCCCTCTACCAGCGAGTGGGGGCACTGCTCAAGCAGTCGGGTATGGCCTCGGCGGATATGAAGGCAGGCTGCGCCAAGTGCGGTGCCTGCTCGGCCCTGTCTACGTTTGAGGGTTGA
- a CDS encoding MSMEG_0567/Sll0786 family nitrogen starvation N-acetyltransferase: MALHRYSFELAKTPQDLEGYFALRQAIFCEEQGLFDHDDADNLDGVAYPIVALDHEASPGNRVVGVVRIYEKSSRLWYGGRLGVHPDYRRVGRIGKGLIHKAVTTANTWGCDRFLATVQEQNVRFFQRLHWDSLEEMVLCDRTHHLMEADLAHYPPSDEVRPLLPWSLQEVS; encoded by the coding sequence ATGGCACTCCATCGCTATAGCTTTGAACTGGCTAAAACTCCCCAAGATCTGGAAGGCTACTTTGCGCTGCGTCAGGCGATTTTTTGCGAAGAGCAGGGGCTATTTGACCACGACGATGCCGACAACCTAGATGGCGTCGCCTATCCCATTGTTGCTCTGGATCATGAGGCATCCCCAGGAAACCGCGTGGTGGGCGTGGTGCGCATCTACGAAAAATCGTCCCGACTCTGGTACGGTGGGCGGCTCGGGGTACACCCCGACTACCGCCGGGTGGGCCGCATCGGCAAAGGGCTGATTCATAAAGCCGTGACTACGGCCAATACCTGGGGCTGCGATCGCTTTCTCGCCACCGTGCAAGAGCAAAATGTCCGCTTCTTTCAGCGCCTCCACTGGGATTCTCTGGAGGAAATGGTGCTGTGCGATCGCACCCACCACCTCATGGAAGCCGACCTGGCCCACTATCCCCCC